The Deinococcus sedimenti DNA window GATACATCTACCTGTCGTGGAACTGGGTGAAGAAGTACGCGGGTGGCCTGTACTTCGGGCAGCGCGTCACCCAGAACTGACCGTGGTGTCCAGTTGAGTCGAGGGGCCAATATCGTTCCATTCGACGGCACGGGAAACCGATGTGAGGAGCTCAATTCAGCGGCCCTGAGGGTCATCCGCACGTCCTGGCTGCGGTCAATACCCCCTGCAGGCGGCGTGCCGAACCAAGAGAAATAGAGGTGCGCCGCCCTGTGGCTGGGCGGCGCACGGTCCTGACGGTTCGGTTCAGTCCTTGACGAGTTCGATGTCGGCCAGTTCGCTGATGGGCAGGCCCCACTGGTTCATCGCGTCGAAGAAGGGATCGGGGTCGAGCTGCTCGACGTTCCACACGCCGGGCTGCATCCACTCGCCCTGGAGCATCAGCATCGCGCCGATCATGGCGGGCACGCCGGTGGTGTAGCTGACGCCCTGCGCCTGCACCTCGCGGTAGCAGTCGGCGTGGTCCTTGACGTTGTAAACGAAGTGCACCTTGGGCTGGCCGTCCTTGCCGATGCCTTTGGCCTGCACGCCGATGCAGGTCTGGCCACTGTACCCGGCGGCGAGGCTTTCGGGGGCGGGGAGCACGGCTTTCAGGAACTCGATCGGGGCGACTTTCATGCCGCGGAAGTCGATGGGTTCGATGCTGGTCATGCCGATGCCCTCGAGGACGTTCAGGTGCTTGATGTACGCCTCACCGAAGGTCATCCAGAAGCGGGCGCGCTTGATGGTCGGGAAGTGCTTGACGAGGGACTCGAGTTCCTCGTGGTACAGCACGAAGCTCTTGCGGGTGGCGACTTTGGGGTAGTAGATGTCCTGGCTGATTTCCAGGGGCTGGGTTTCGACCCACTGGCCGTTTTCCCAGTAGCGGCCGTTGGCGGTGATCTCGCGGATGTTGATTTCCGGGTTGAAGTTCGTGGCGAAGGCCTTGCCGTGGTTGCCGTTGTTGCAGTCCACGATGTCCAGGTAGTGGATTTCCTGGAAGTGGTGCTTGGCGTGGTGCGCGGTGAACGCCTGGGTGGCGCCGGGGTCGAAGCCGCAGCCGAGCAGCGCCATCAGGCCCTTCTCCTTGAAGCGGTCCTGGTACGCCCACTGCCAGGAGTACTCGAACTTGGCGACGTCCTTGGGTTCGTAGTTGGCGGTGTCGAGGTAGTGCACGCCGGTTTCCAGGCAGGCGTCCATGATGGTCAGGTCCTGGTAGGGCAGGGCGACGTTGATGACCATCTTGGGTCCGAAGTCGTTGATCAACTTGACCAGTTCGGGCACGTTGTCCGCGTCGACGGTGGCGGTGGTGAACACGGCCTTGCTGTCGGGCATGTGCTCTTTGATCTCGGCGACGATCTTGTCGGCCTTGGCGACGGTGCGGGTGGCGATCAGCACTTCGGTGAAGACGCTGTCGTTCTGGGCGCATTTCTTGGCGACGACGTTGGCGACGCCGCCCGCTCCGATGATGATGACCTTGCTCATGGGGGTCAGTGTACCCTGCCTGCCCGCGGCGCTAGGGTGAGGGGGTGAGTCCGCGTCCCCGCCCGCCCGTCAGACCGTCCGCCAAACCAGCTGCCCAGCCGTCTGCCCAGCCGGGGGGGCCGGGGTTGCGGGCCGCCGGGGAACTGCGCGAGGTGACGCCGGAGATGAGGGCGCGCAGTCTGCGGACGTTCGTGGCGGTGCTGGTGGTGTTCTTCGCGCTGGTGGGCGGGGTGGTGGCGACGCTGGCGTGGCAGGGGCGGGGCGTGCGGGACTACGCGGCGCGCGTGGCGGACGCTGTGCTGGCGGGGAAGCCGTCGCCGAACGTGGGGTTCACGCAGGCGTGCGTGGACGCCGTGCCGGGGCCGTTGCCCGCGCAGGCGCAGTCGTGCGAGGTGCGTGTGGAGGACGGTGCGGCGCGCGTGACGGTGGGCGTGCAGGGTGGGCGGTCGTACGTGATCGGCCGCCGTCCGTGAGAATGGCGTGAGGGTGGGCTTCATGGAAGTCTGACGTCCCCCTCACTTTATTGAGAAGCATTCCTATTAAGTTTGGGGGGTCCGAGCCTCCCCGCCACCTCTCTCCTCCAGGAGTGCGCCATGCCCGAGAAGAACCCCGCGTCCTACGCCCCCACCGAATCCCCCGACATGCAGACCACCATGCCCCAGGCCCCCGGCGCGCCCCTGACCAACCACTCCGGGAATCTGGTCCCCAGCAACACCAACAGCCTCACCGCCGGACAGCGCGGCCCCGTGCTGCTGCAGGACTGGCACCTGCTCGAACGCATGGCGCACTTCAACCGCGAACGCGTCCCCGAACGTGTCGTGCACGCCAAGGGCAGCGGCGCCTTCGGCACCTTCCGCGTCACGCGCGCCATCCCGGAACTCACGGTCGCCAAGATCTTCCAGAAGGAAGGCACCGAGTGCCGCATGCTGGCCCGCTTCAGCACCGTCGCCGGGGAGAAGGGCTTCGCCGACACCGTCCGCGACCCGCGCGGCTTCGCGCTGAAGTTCTACACCGAGGACGGCAACTGGGACCTCGTGGGCAACAACACCCCCATCTTCTTCGTGCGTGACCCCATCAAGTTCCAGGACTTCATCCACAGCCAGAAACGGCACCCCGTCACCGGGCGGCGCAGCAACGCCATGCAGTTCGACTTCTGGGGTCTGCGCCCCGAGAGCCTGCATCAGGTCATGTACCTGTTCGGCGACCGCGGCCTGCCCCGCTCCTTCCGGTTCATGAACGGCTACTCCAGCCACACCTACAGCCTGTGGAACGACAAGGGCGAGCGCTTCTACGTGAAGTGGCACTTCCACAGCCAGCAGGGCGTGCAGAACCTCACCGAGGACGTCGCCGCGCAGGTCGCCTCGAAGAACCCCGACTACCACTTCCAGGATCTGTTCGACGCCATCGAACGCGGCGAGCACCCCAAGTGGACCGTCAGCATCCAGGTGATGCCCGAGAAGGACGCCGAGACGTATCACATCAACCCCTTCGACCTCACCAAGGTCTGGCCGCACGCGGACTACCCGCTGATGCAGGTCGGGGAATTTGAGCTGAACGAGAACCCCCAGAACTACTTCGCCGAGATCGAGCAGGCTGCGTTCGAGCCCAGCAACCTCCCGCGTGGCTTCGGGGCCAGCCCCGACAAGATGCTCCAGGCGCGCCTCATGAGCTACGCCGACGCGCACCGCTACCGCATCGGCATCAACTACGCCGCGCTGCCCGTCAACAAGGCCGCCTGCCCGGTCATGACCTACCACCGCGACGGCCAGACGCGCTTCGACGGCAACTTTGGCGGCACGCCCGTGTACGAACCGAACTCCTACGGTGGTCCCGCCGTGGCGGACGGCACCCCGCAGGAGCCCGCCCTGCCGCTGGGCGGCCTCGCCGACCGCTACGGCTGGCCCGAGGACGACGCCGACCTGTACGGCCAGCCACGCGACCTGTACCGCGTCATGAGCGAAGGCGAACGCGGCCGCCTCGCCATGAACTTCGCGGGCGCCCTGGCCGACGTGCCTGCCTTCATCGCCGACCGCTTCATCGGCCACCTCGAACAGGTGTCCAGCGAACTGGCCGGGAACGTCCGGGACGGCATCAAGCAGAAGAAGGCCGAGGGGCACCCGGAACTCAGCGGCATCCTCACCGAGACGCACACCAACGCCGCCGGGGGCGACCAGACCCCCTCGCGCGAGATGGTCGTCGGCGCCGACGACTGACCCGCCCCGCCAGCAGGCCCCCGGATCGGATGATCTGGGGGCCTGCTGATGGTTACCGGCGCCCCTGAGGAATCCCGGGACACCACACCTGGGTTCAAGGGCGCGCTGCACAGGGTTGAGCTGCCGTGCGACTGCGGCCGCAGCAGGCCAGGTCAGGCCACGCTGCCCGCTCCGCGTTCCGAATCGCCCAGACGGGCCTCCCAGCGCAGCAGGCACGCCGTCAGCTGACCCATCAGCGCCGGGAAGCTCTGCTCCTTCACGAGGTACTCGTCAGCGCCCAGGCTGAACGCCCGGGCCAGATCGGACTCATGACTGGAATTGCTGAGCAGCACGACCGGCAGGTCCACGAGCGCTGATTGCGCCCGCAGCTGCCCCAGCACATCGTAACCGTCCAGGAACGGCATGTTCTGCTCCAGCAGCACCAGGTGCGGCGGCAGGGTGTGGCGGCTCAGCAGGCCGGGCAGCAGGGCCCGGCTGTCCGTGCAGCGGGCCAGCTGCCAGGGGCGCGCCGCCTGAGCCAGGGCGACCTCGATCAGTTCCGCTTCCTGGTCGTCGTGGGTGACCATGAGAATCCGCACGCCGCTCATGACGTCCAGTGTGCACAGTACCCGGCGCAAAATCTGGAAAAATCCTGCACCGGACATTCATCCGCCTGGGGGGTCCGCCGGAGGGGGGTGACATACAGTGCGGGCATGATTGCCGCCTTCCTGAATCCCGAGGGGACCCTGCTGCACGCCGGGTCCGACGAGCTGGACCGCGTCGCGTCGGGCCTGTCGAGCCTGCTGCGCGCCGCTGAGCTGATTCCCGTGACGGCGCTGGATGAGGAGGCGCTGCTGAACGTGCCCGCCGCGTTCACGTCCTGGCAGGTGCTGCTGCACGGCGCGGTGCTGCTCGACCCGGACGGCGCGGAGGACCCCGCGTGGCGCCGCCTGACCGTCGAGACGCTGGACGCCGCGCAGGGCGCGCTGGAACTGGCCGCGCAGGCCGCCGGGCACGTCAACGCCCTGGCGCAGCTGGACCTGGACCTGACCCGCACCGAGCGGCACGGGCGGCTGCTGCGCGTGGAACTACGCCACCCGTACGGCCTGCCCCGCCCGCTCGATCAGGCCGAGCGGGAACTGCGCGACTGGCTGGCCGAAGGACCGCTACGGGACACCCTGCGGCTGGAACGCACCCCGGACGCGCTGCGGCTGCTGCCGCGCGACCTGCGCCCGGAACTCGCGGTGAACTACCTGCTGTCGCAACTGGACGCCGAGTTCACGCTGGGCGTCAGCGCCCTGCCGGGCGACGCGGCGTTCCTCGCACTGTGCGACTACGCGATGGTGCCCGGCAGCGCGGACCTCCTCGACCCCGCACCGGCCGAACGGGACGACGAGGAATAATACGGACTCCGGTTGGATGGCTTGCAAAGCCGTTCAACCCGAGCGGATGCGAGTGGGAGCAGAACGGGTTCCGGGCGTGGAGTTGGCAACCCGGTGTTGTTCCGGGTTGTCAGCGAAGCAGACGGAACCCGTATGAACGGGAGGGGGCGCGGTTGCTGTGGGACTGCGCCCCCCCTCGCTGTGACCGTCAGTCGGTGTCGGGCAGCGTCTCGCGCCACTCCTGCGTCAGGGTCAGCGTGACCTGCGTGCTCAGGTCGGCGCTGCTCTGCCCGACGTGCAGGACGTACTCGCCGGGGTCGGCCACCCATGCCTGACCCGCCACGTCGAAGTACGCGAGGTCGCGCGGGGTGACGGTCAGCACGGCGTCCCCGGTCTGGCCGGGGTTCAGGTGCACCTTCGCGAAGGCGCGCAATTCCTTCAGGGGGCGGTCCACGCGGCCCTGAGGGGGCTGCACGTACAGCTGCGCGACGGTGCTGCCGGGCCGTTCGCCCGCGTTCGTGACCGGGACCGTCACGGTCGCCGTGCCCTGCGGGAACGCCGGGGCGTGCAACTGCGCGGTGCCCAGCGTGAAGGTCGTGAAGCTCAGGCCGAAGCCGAACGGGAACATCGGCGTGACGCCCGAGCGGTCCACGTGGCGGTACCCGGTGTACAGGCCCTCGCGGTACTCGACGCGGCCATCCTCGCCGGGGTACTGCACGTCCGGCGTGAGCGGGTGGGTGGGGTCGTCCGCCAGGGAGTGCGGGAACGTCTGCGGGAGGCGGCCCCCAGGTTCGGCCAGTCCGGTCAGGACGTCCGCGACGGCGTGCCCGACCTCCTGCCCGGCGAACCACGCCTGCATCACGGCGGGCACGCGGCTGAGCCACGGCATCTCGACCGGGCCGCCTGTCTGGAGGACCACCACGACGTTCGGATTGACGTCCAGCACGGCCCCCACCAGCGCGTCCTGATCGCCGGGCAGGGTGAGGCCCGCGCGGTCCACGCCCTCGGTCTCCCACTCGCCGGTCGTGCCGACGCACAGCACCACCCAGTCCGCCTGCGCGGCCAGGGCGACGGCGCGGGCCAGCCGGTCCCCGTCCGGACGGGCGCGGAAGCCCACCCGCACCGCGTTGAACGGCGTGATGCCGATGTCCATGACGTGCGGCGTGTACTCCACGCTCAGCGTGTGTCGCCCGGCACTCAGGTGAACGGGCGCGCGGCGCTCGCCGGACCCGAACGAGAAGTACAGCTCCCCGACCTGCCAGTCCTCCCAGTTGTTCACGGTCAGCTGCCCGTCCACCGACAGGCGACTCAGGCCCGCGCTGCCCAGGCTCACCTCGTACTGGCCGTCCTGTGGGGCGTCCACCGTGACAATCAGGGTCGCGTGGAACGCGTCGGGGTTCACGCCGTCCGGCAGGCCGAAGAACATCACCTCCGCCTGCGGGCGCGTGTCCTGCCCGATCACCGGGCCGCCCGCCTGATCGCGGTACTCGATGCGCGTCTCGACCTGCGGCACCGGCAGGTACCGCTCGTGCCCGGTGCCCTCGGCGCTGCCGACCACGCTCACGCGGCCCCCCTCGCGCAGGCCCTCGGCAGGGGAGACGCGGCGGTGGGCGTTCATCTGCGCGCTGCCGCCGCCCATTACCTGCGCGGCCTCGGCGTTCGGGCCGATCACCGCCACCCGCACCCCGGCGGGCAGCGGCAGTGCGGCGCCGCTGTTCTTCAGCAGCACCAGCCCCTCCGCCCCCGCGCGGCGGATCAGGGCGCGCGTCTCGGGGTACTCGGTGTCGCGCTCGTGATCGTCCGCGACGTCCAGCGGCTCGGTCAGGGTGCCGGTGCGCGCGAGCAGGTGCAGCACCGCCCGCGCCCGCTCACGCACGCCCGCGCGGACCTCCGGGTCGGCCTGCGCCTGCTCCAGCAGCGGCTTTCTGGCCACCGCCGGGCCGGGCATCTCCAGATCCAGGCCCGCCAGGACCCCCTCGGCCGCCGAGTGCGTGCCGCCCCAGTCGCTCATGACCAGCCCCGAAAAGCCCCACTCGCGCCGCAGGACCTTCTGCAGCAGCCACGGGTGCTGCGAGCAGTACGGGCCGTTCAGGCGGTTGTACGCGGTCATGATCGCCCACGGCTGGGCCTCCTTCACCACGATCTCGAAGGGCCGCAGGTACAGTTCCCGCAGCGTCCGCTCGTCGATCACCGAATCGATGGTGCCGCGCTGGAATTCCGACTCGTTCCCCGCGAAGTGCTTCGGCGTGGCGCCCACCCCGCCCGCCTGCAGGCCCTGGATGTACGCCGCCGCGAGCCGCCCGGTCAGGATGGGGTCCTCGGCGTAGTTCTCGAAGTTCCGGCCGTTCAGCGACGACCGGAACACGTTGATGGTCGGCGCGAGCAGCACCGTCGCGCCCTTGTCCCGCGCCTCGCGCGCCAGGGACGCCCCGACCTCGCGCAGCAGGTCCGGGTTCCACGTCGCGCCCAGCGCGATGCCCACCGGGTACGCCGCCGTGCGCCGCCCCCCGATCAGCGGCCCGCCGCCCCGCACGCCCGCCGGGCCGTCACTCACCTTCAGCGGGGGAATGTTGAGGCGCGGCACGGCGGCGGTGCGCCACGCGTCCGCGCCGGACAGCAGGGCCACCTGCTCCTCCAGCGTCAGCTGGTTCAGCAGGGCGTCGGGATCGGTCAGGACAGGCGTGTGGGTCATGGGGTACCTCGGGAGTGCAGGACAGGACGCTGAAACGGTTCAGTGATGTCCGGCAGCGTACACCCGAAACCGTTTTCACGAAAGCGGCCTGTCCGGACCACCCCACTCCCGCACCCGCCCCAGCCCGCCCCCGCGTCAGCGGCGGTTCGTCTTCCCGAACAGCCCGTCCGCTGGAGCCGGGGCCACCGCCTGCCCGATCACGTCCAGGATCTCCGCGAGGGTCAGGGTGAACACACCCGCCTCGCCCCGGTCGGCCGCCTCGCGCCACTGGCGGTAGCCGCCCTCGTCGGTGGGCAGGGGAGCGTTCACCTGGATCAGCTCCAGCACGCTGGCGCGCACGGCGTCCGCCGTGACCGGCGCGTGCCCCAGTTCCATCTGCACGCCGCCCGGCAGGTGCGGGTTGCCCAGCCGCAGCCCGTCCAGCGCCACGTGCAGTACCGTGCCGGTCGGTTCGTCGTCACGGCGCAGGATCAGCACGGTGCTCGTGTCCTCGCCGGGGCGGGTGCGGTACGTCCAGCGCTGACCCGCCTGAAAGTCGATGTGAACATCAGGAGTCGTCATGGAACGCAGCGTACCGGGATGCTTCCGCAGGTCGCCTCGCCCGAATGACGCAGGGGCGGGTACGTCCTCTGGCCTGCACGCCGTTCAGAATCGTGGTCAGGGCCTGCGTGCGCCGGGCATAATCGCGGGCGATGACCATTCTGGTGACGGGCGCGACCGGGTTCCTCGGCGGGGTGACCGCGCGGACCCTGGCCGCCGACGGATGGAAGGTGCGCGGCCTGGGCCGGGACGCACGCAGGGGCGCGGCGCTGGAACGGGACGGTGTGCGCTTCGTGGCGGCCGACCTGCGCGTCGCGGACTGGGACGCCCTGCTGGACGGGGTGGAGGGGGTGGTGCACGCGGCGGCCCGTTCGACCCTGTGGGGGCACGCGGCGGACTTCCACGCGGACAACGTGACCCCCAGCGCGGCGTTGGCGCGCGCGT harbors:
- a CDS encoding saccharopine dehydrogenase family protein; the protein is MSKVIIIGAGGVANVVAKKCAQNDSVFTEVLIATRTVAKADKIVAEIKEHMPDSKAVFTTATVDADNVPELVKLINDFGPKMVINVALPYQDLTIMDACLETGVHYLDTANYEPKDVAKFEYSWQWAYQDRFKEKGLMALLGCGFDPGATQAFTAHHAKHHFQEIHYLDIVDCNNGNHGKAFATNFNPEINIREITANGRYWENGQWVETQPLEISQDIYYPKVATRKSFVLYHEELESLVKHFPTIKRARFWMTFGEAYIKHLNVLEGIGMTSIEPIDFRGMKVAPIEFLKAVLPAPESLAAGYSGQTCIGVQAKGIGKDGQPKVHFVYNVKDHADCYREVQAQGVSYTTGVPAMIGAMLMLQGEWMQPGVWNVEQLDPDPFFDAMNQWGLPISELADIELVKD
- a CDS encoding catalase, with the protein product MPEKNPASYAPTESPDMQTTMPQAPGAPLTNHSGNLVPSNTNSLTAGQRGPVLLQDWHLLERMAHFNRERVPERVVHAKGSGAFGTFRVTRAIPELTVAKIFQKEGTECRMLARFSTVAGEKGFADTVRDPRGFALKFYTEDGNWDLVGNNTPIFFVRDPIKFQDFIHSQKRHPVTGRRSNAMQFDFWGLRPESLHQVMYLFGDRGLPRSFRFMNGYSSHTYSLWNDKGERFYVKWHFHSQQGVQNLTEDVAAQVASKNPDYHFQDLFDAIERGEHPKWTVSIQVMPEKDAETYHINPFDLTKVWPHADYPLMQVGEFELNENPQNYFAEIEQAAFEPSNLPRGFGASPDKMLQARLMSYADAHRYRIGINYAALPVNKAACPVMTYHRDGQTRFDGNFGGTPVYEPNSYGGPAVADGTPQEPALPLGGLADRYGWPEDDADLYGQPRDLYRVMSEGERGRLAMNFAGALADVPAFIADRFIGHLEQVSSELAGNVRDGIKQKKAEGHPELSGILTETHTNAAGGDQTPSREMVVGADD
- a CDS encoding response regulator produces the protein MSGVRILMVTHDDQEAELIEVALAQAARPWQLARCTDSRALLPGLLSRHTLPPHLVLLEQNMPFLDGYDVLGQLRAQSALVDLPVVLLSNSSHESDLARAFSLGADEYLVKEQSFPALMGQLTACLLRWEARLGDSERGAGSVA
- a CDS encoding glycoside hydrolase family 3 C-terminal domain-containing protein — translated: MTHTPVLTDPDALLNQLTLEEQVALLSGADAWRTAAVPRLNIPPLKVSDGPAGVRGGGPLIGGRRTAAYPVGIALGATWNPDLLREVGASLAREARDKGATVLLAPTINVFRSSLNGRNFENYAEDPILTGRLAAAYIQGLQAGGVGATPKHFAGNESEFQRGTIDSVIDERTLRELYLRPFEIVVKEAQPWAIMTAYNRLNGPYCSQHPWLLQKVLRREWGFSGLVMSDWGGTHSAAEGVLAGLDLEMPGPAVARKPLLEQAQADPEVRAGVRERARAVLHLLARTGTLTEPLDVADDHERDTEYPETRALIRRAGAEGLVLLKNSGAALPLPAGVRVAVIGPNAEAAQVMGGGSAQMNAHRRVSPAEGLREGGRVSVVGSAEGTGHERYLPVPQVETRIEYRDQAGGPVIGQDTRPQAEVMFFGLPDGVNPDAFHATLIVTVDAPQDGQYEVSLGSAGLSRLSVDGQLTVNNWEDWQVGELYFSFGSGERRAPVHLSAGRHTLSVEYTPHVMDIGITPFNAVRVGFRARPDGDRLARAVALAAQADWVVLCVGTTGEWETEGVDRAGLTLPGDQDALVGAVLDVNPNVVVVLQTGGPVEMPWLSRVPAVMQAWFAGQEVGHAVADVLTGLAEPGGRLPQTFPHSLADDPTHPLTPDVQYPGEDGRVEYREGLYTGYRHVDRSGVTPMFPFGFGLSFTTFTLGTAQLHAPAFPQGTATVTVPVTNAGERPGSTVAQLYVQPPQGRVDRPLKELRAFAKVHLNPGQTGDAVLTVTPRDLAYFDVAGQAWVADPGEYVLHVGQSSADLSTQVTLTLTQEWRETLPDTD